CACCCAGAGTTAAAGCAACAGTTTTCTGAAACCGTACTTCAACATGTAAAAGAAAAACTGACCGGTATCATTGTTCATTTTCAAGAAAAAGGGGAATTAGTGGAATTACCACCAATCTCAATCATACGATTTACTGCCTCCTCAGTGTTTGGGTTTCTAGTTGGACGGTTCATTCTATTTCCGGAAAATGAGTGGGATGATGAACAAGTTATTGAAGAAACGATCCAGATGATTTTGTATGGTGTCCATCGTTCTGAGAAAATAGAAGAATAAAATGCTGTATATTGAGGTATGTATGAGATAGAGGTGAAAGTAATGAATAAAAAAGTGATCGTACTCTACATGCTTTCTGTCCTATCGTACATTTTGATGGTAGGCATCAACGCATATGCTAATATCTTACCTTTAAATGGACAGACAACCGGAGAAATTTCTGATCGGTTCAACGTATTGTTTACCCCTGCAGGGTATGTGTTTTCAATCTGGTCTGTCATTTATGTTTTGTTGGCTGTATGGCTAATCTATCTACTTTTTCCCAAAAGCGTTAATCACAATGTCTTTCAAAAAACAGGAATATGGTTTGTAGTCAGTTCATTGTTAAATGCAGCTTGGATTGTCCTTTGGCATTATGAATATTTCAATTGGACGCTGGTCGTCATGGTGGGATTGTTATTATCTCTTATTATTCTTTACTCGTTCATACAACGGTCATCTGGCAAGAGATTGTTGGATCGACTGCCGTTTTCTATCTATCTGGGATGGGTCTCGGTTGCAACCATCGTCAATACAGGAGTCGTTCTAGAACACAATCAGTGGAAGGGGTGGGGGTTATCTGATGTCTCATGGACTTTGGTACTTCTTTTTGCTGGAACGATGTTGGCCATTGTTTTCTCGTGGAAAAATGATGATCTCGCATTCCCGCTCGTATTTATCTGGGCATATATTGGGATTGCAGTAAAGCAGCAAGAGTATCCTTCCATTCAATACACTGCCATTGGAATGGCGGTCGTTATAGGGGCGTTGTTCATTTATACCTTAAATGTCCGAAGACGAAACAAACTGTTATAGTCTGAAAATTCGAAAAACCATTTGACGATATACTCCGTCTATGCAATAGTTGATTTAATACGCTAAATGGACGGAGGAAAGCTCATGAGTATTGAAATGATGCATAAGCCTGAGAAAGCCCCATTTGATGAGAGTAACTTTGAATTTACAAATCTTCTACCAAGCTACCGAATTGATTTAAGGAATCCGAGAAATGAAATGCCTGACAAATTTTTCAATGCTAATTTGGTTAGTGATTGGTCCCAATTGTCTTGGAAAGATGTCGGAAAACCATATGAAGTGAAAACCATGTCAGTTGACCTTCGCAATTGGGAAAGAGAGCATGAGCAGAAGATGCCCGTCAAAACGTCTTGGGAATATTTCAATCGATCCTTTCATGAGTGGTTTATAAAAGATGTACCAAAAGAACGCTCAGCAGCGAAAGAGCAGCTTTTTCTAAACATGAAACAATTTAACATGAACGAAGTAAAGACGAGCATTGGAGAATTGATGCGACTTTCTTTATGGAATTATGCCCATCGAGTAGAGGATGGTATTTGGGACCCGAGAGGCAAAAGGGCACTGTTTGAAGGTCTTGATGTAAAGAAGCCGAATATCTTGTTCCTCGGGGCTGCTGAAGGGTATGAGGCAATGCAGTTACATGCCATGTATCCGGGCGGCCAAGTTGTAATGGTAGACTACGATGAGTTCTGTAAAACGAACCGTTTTGCAGAATTTCCTGACACCTATCCATTCTTAGGTACGAACGAACAAACCGGCAGTCCGCGTGTTTGGTATAAAAAACAAATGAATATCGATTACGTCGTTGATGATATTCGGAACCTCAAATACGGTAAAGAGTTCGACATCGTCATGAGTGTCGGCTTACTAGAACATGTGCCAGATGCTTATAAAGAGGAGATATTAGATTTTCATAGGCGATTTTTGAAACCTGGAGGATATGTCATTATGACAACGCCTAGGAACCAGTGGAAATCTCGCATGTATTACCGAGTTATGTCAGATGTAATGAACCATACGTACCGGGAATTGATGGACATACGCCAAATGGGGCTATACGTCTATCAATCAGGATTTGATATTATGAGACACGGATATATGAAAGTACATAACGGCATAGTGGCAAAACAACGATAATAAGTAAAAATAGCCAAGTCCATCAATAATATTGAAGGACTTGGCTTCTTTATGGTTGTGGTTGCTAATTAATAATTCCAGTATTCGTTATTTTGACATTCACATTGTTTACTCGAATTGGAATATTAGGATACTCTTTTCGCCAATCTAATTTCTTCCACGTTTCAGGATGATAAGCGATTAATTCCCGACCAACTCCTACAACATCACTGTTTGCAGCCTGCATCTTTTTTATCATTTTGTTCATATCCTTTTCCAAGGTTTTTGATAGTCTAGTCTCTAACATTTTGATTTCTTTACTACTTGTTAAGTTGTCGGAAGGATATTCAACCACACTTATCTTTAAATTGATATCAAAAGAAACTTCTACAGATCCAGTTTTATCTGTGATGACCTTCATTTTACTTTTACTCTTTCCTACGTTCACAGTTACAAAGTTTTCGAGATCATGTTCTTTATCTTCATGTATTTTCCTGACTAACCGAGTAACCTTGTTCGTTTTATTCATTAAAATCAACAATAGGGTAGATTCTTTTGAGTTGAGGGTTCCAGTCATTTTATCATCTTGAAAGAGAGCCAGACCCCTTATTTTCACTTCTTCATTTTCTTCGTTCAATTGCAGATAAGGGATTACAGGATCCTTTCCAGGATCAAAAAACAATGGACAGATGGACTGAATATCGATCTTTGGGACGATTGTATTTTGCTCAGCACTAGTGATTAATTCTTCAAGATATTCTGCAATTAATGTATTACCCTTTCTCATTAATTGCAAGTAATCTTCTGCATCCCCGATAGTGATTGCAATCCGAGAGTTCAAGGAACTTGAAGGTTCCCGATAAAAAATGTCGAGTAGGGGATATAACCCAGACTGTCCGAGCTCTTCACTATATAAAAAAAGTCTATTCTTCGCTGCAGTAAAGTTACCAGAAAGCTTACGATCAATATTCATCCGTATGTTCCGAATGGTGCGACCATCTGCTGAAACGAATTCGTTTCGTGGCGTACCACCACCTGATTCTCCTCCAGCAACAAAGCCCCGTATAATGGCTGATCCACGTACTTTACCGTTTTCACCTTTGTCAAAAGCTGCAGCATAAACAATACGAGAATCTTTAATAAGTTGCTGATCCCAACAACCTGTTAAGAGAAACAAGGGTAAAATGAGCCCTAAAAGGATACGTTTCATTTCGACGCCCTCCAAGCTGAGAATCTTGATTTCAATGTTGAGATTGCAAGTAAAATAATCGGGATTCCTGCAATAAATATATAACTTATATAACCGACATAGGTGCCAATTTTATCAATTTCAAATTTTGTTTGTGGAATTAATGCTGCAAAAAATGCAAACGCCGAAATGATGTAAACTGAATTTTTATGTTCTTTCTGTTTTAATAAATAAGCTAATCCTTTCGAGGCGAACAACAAATAACTAATGAGTGAGGTAGCAACAATGACAATCCAAATTGAGATGAAAAGTAAGTCGATTCGTTCAACGATCCTAAATGTTATTGCCTTTAACATATAAAGGACTGGTTGAGGGACTAATTCTATCTCTTTCGGCGAGAAAACTACATAACTGACCAACGTCAAAATGACATAAATAAGTGTAGTGACACCATTTGCTAGGCTGACGGACTTTAATATTGTAATGTCTTCTGCTTCAACATACTTAGAAAGAAATAGCAACATTTCAAAACCGAGCATAGAGATTAATACAGAATGAGCACCTAATAGAATATTATACAAACCAGCCTGTCCAATCGGGAATAAATAGCGAGTTTCAGCAACATCAGGAAATGAGATGAACGTCAAGATGATGAGCACTGGAATCATAACAGATACGAAGAGGTAGAAGCGAGCTATGATCCTGACTCTTTCTTTTGCTAAGTAAATACTAGCAATTACCATCATCAACATGACTGCCCATCTTGGAGTATTCGGAAGTACCCAGAGCTTAAGAATACCTTGATATAAAAGATAAATCAGCGTGCAGACAATGGTTCCATAAATAACATATAGAATGTTGATTAATTTACCGAAATAGGGTCCTACTACTTTTTCAGCAATGCTAAAAATCGTCTCCCCTGGATATTTACGAATTAATAACCATAGAGTAAGGATTAAAATTTGAACCACCAGACCAGCAACGATTACAGAAATCCATCCATCACTCTTGGAAGTCTGATGGACCGCGAAAGGAAGACCGAGAACTCCAACACCAATTTGTGTTTGAAGAATCATATAAAACAATTGATATTTTGTTATGGATTCTGCCTTATTTTTCATCCTTTTTCCATCCTCTTGATGGCCATACCTGCTGATAATGTTGAGGTTTTGGATCCATCGGTCGAGTATTCATCATCCAACGGGGCAACCGGAATATTGTATCTTTTAAGTCATTCATGTGGAAAGGTGCAAACGGAGCAAAATATGGATGACCAAATGGCTCGATTTTGCACATATGAATAAGCAGAATCATAAGTCCAAAAACAATACCTACAAACCCAAACAAAGCTGCCATGATCATAAGTGGAAAACCTAATATACGTACGGTTGTCGTCATTTCATTAGAAGGGACCACAAATGAAGCGATACCGGTAATGGCAACGACAATCAGCATGACATTGGAAATTAAGTTAGCTTGAACAACAGCAGTTCCAATTACGAGTCCTCCAACGATACCGATTGTTTGGGAAATAGGACTCGGAAGCCGGACAGAAGCTTCTTTCAATAACTCCAGTGTCAGTTGCATGATAAACGCTTCTAATAATGGAGGGAACGGTATGAATTCCAAAGAGTTTTTCACTGAAAATACAAGCTCAATCGGTATGACTTCAAAATTGAACGAGACTAATGCGATATACACTGCAGGTAAACCAATGGCAATCAAAAAACTGAACAAACGAATGGCTCTTAAGAATGTACCTACAATCCAACGGCTATTGTAATCGTCTGGGGATTGATAAAAAGAGAAAAAGGTGACAGGTAAAATGATCGCGGTCGGACTGCCTTCCATTAATAAAACGATTCTCCCTTCCATAAGGTTGGCCGTGGCTCTATCAGGTCGCTCGGTATTCAACACTTGTGGAAATGGAGATAGTGGGTAATCCTCAATGAATTCTTCAATATATCCAGGCGTTTGAATGGCATCTGTGTCAATGTAATTCAATCTTTCTTCTATGGTTTTCACTAATTCAGGATCCGCCAAATCTTTCATATACATAAGAGCTAATTTCGAATTTGTCGCCTTACCTAAAGTTATGTACTTCAAATATAGGTTTGGGTTTTCAATTCGTTTACGAAGTAAATAAATATTCGTCTGTAAACTTTCTATAAATCCTTCATGAGAGCCACGAATCACATACTCATTAGTTGGTTCAGATATGTTTCTGAAGTGAATGGCAAAAACATTACCTAAGTAGGCATGATCTTGCCCTTCCCCGATGATAGCGCACTGTCCTTCAATTAACCCTCGTACGACTTTTGTTAAATCCGTTGTGTAATTGACCTGTGTTACATTTATGACCTCAGGAATTTCTCCAGATTTATTTTCATGTAAAGGTCTAATGACAAACTCATCCATTTTCTTCTTATCAACTAAGGATGCAATAAATACAATCAAGTGTTTCTTATCGTTGAATGTGATGGTCCTTGTTTCAAAATCCCCAGAATGAAAGAGAGCATTCTTAATATAGTCTAGGTTTTCTTCTAGACTTGGAAAAAAAGTTTGTGTAGTTGTGTGGAATTCAGTTTGATAAGAATTCATTTTCTTCTTTTTAATCGGTTTAGGAGACCTTCTTCCCCTCATATGAATCCACTCCGCTCAAAAGTATACTCAACATTAAACTTCCCACTATTGCTAAAAGTATCCAAGAGTATGTATGCAAAATAATTGCAATAAATACTATAGGGGGGTATAGTAATACTATCAAAAGAATTCAAGAGGTGATAGGTATGCCAGAACATGATTCACCGATCATACCTAGGTCGGAAGATGAAAAGATAAAAGTATTGAACAGATTGAAACGAATCGAAGGTCAAGTAAGAGGAATAGAAAAAATGGTAGAGGACGACCGGTATTGTATGGATGTACTCGTACAAATATCAGCAGTCAACTCTGCTTTAAAGCAGGTAGGCTTCTCTTTAATGGAGCGTCACACAAATACGTGTGTAAAGCATGCAATCGAATCAGGGAACGGTGACGATCACATCGATGAGCTCATGAAAATCATGAGACAGTTTTCAAAGTCATAATCGAAAGAAGGGTGTAAAAAATGAGTCAAGCACAACCTTTAACGAATGAGACGAGAGAAGAGACACTTCCGATTTCAGGAATGACGTGCGCGGCTTGCTCAACTCGAATTGAGAAAGTACTGAACAAAATGGATGGCGTTGAAGCTGCGGTTAACTTGACTACTGAAAAAGCGAAAGTCAGGTTTGATGAAACGAAAGTCTCAACAGGTGACCTTATCGATAAGATTCAAAAGCTGGGATATGATGTTCCTTCTGAAACGATAAAAGTTGATATTGAAGGAATGACATGTGCAGCGTGTTCCAATCGAATTGAAAAAGTTGTCGGTAAAATGAATGGCGTTACGAGAGCCACCGTTAACTTGACGACTGAAGTAGGAACTGTTGAGTATAAACCTGGCCTTGTTTCAATCGATCACATACTTGAGAAGATTGATAAGTTAGGATACTCGGCTAAGGTAAAAGAGGATGGAGGCTCAAAGCAGGTCTCTAAGGATCGAGAATTAAAGCAAAAGCAACGCACATTACTGTTTTCAATTCTGTTATCCTTACCATTGTTGTATACAATGCTAGGGCACATGCCATTTGAAACAGGCATTACGGTTCCACACTTTTTGATGAATCCTTGGATACAATTGCTTCTAGCGACACCTGTCCAATTTTACATCGGGGGTCCATTTTATGTCGGAGCATACAGAGCTTTAGCTAACAAAAGCGCAAATATGGATGTCCTTGTCGCACTAGGTACTTCCGCAGCGTACTTTTACAGTTTAGTTGAATCCCTACGGACGCTCTGGCAGCCGGGATATGAACCTCAATTGTATTTTGAAACAAGTGCAATACTCATTACGTTGATCTTACTTGGTAAGTACTTTGAATTTTTGGCAAAGGGAAGAACGACCCTCGCATTGAAATCTTTGTTGAATTTACAAGCAAAGGAAGCGACGATCTTAGTTGAAGGTCAAGAGAAGAAGATTCCTGTTGATCAAGTGGAAGTTGGAAATCACATCATTGTTAAGCCGGGTGAAAAAATCCCAGTTGATGGGCTTGTGGTCAAAGGGCAGTCGTCTGTTGATGAGTCCATGATTACAGGTGAATCAATTCCAATCGAAAAAGCAGTAGATGATCAAGTCATCGGATCTACGATTAATAAAAATGGCTCATTAACAGTCGAAGCAACTAAGGTCGGCAAGGATACCGCACTGGCAGGTATTATTAAGATTGTTGAAGAAGCTCAAGGTTCGAAAGCGCCAATTCAACGAATGGCTGACATCATTTCAGGAATTTTCGTTCCAATCGTAGTTGGAATCAGCGTTTTGGTGTTCCTCATATGGTTCTTTATTGCTGCACCAGGAGAACTGCCGACAGCCCTTGAAGCATCGATTGCAGTTCTTGTCATAGCTTGTCCTTGTGCATTAGGTCTTGCAACACCAACTTCCATAATGGTCGGGACTGGGAAGGGAGCAGAACGTGGCATTCTCTTTAAAGGAGGAGAATTTCTCGAAGGTACGCACAAAATTGATACGGTATTACTTGATAAGACGGGTACAATCACAAAAGGAAAGCCTGAAGTAACCGATTGGATTCCGCTCGTGGAAGAGGATCAATTATTAAGCTATTTGATCTCAGCTGAGCGTGGATCTGAACACCCGTTAGCAAATGCGATCGTCGCATACGGTGAAGAAAAGGAAATCGAATATAAAGAAACAGATCATTTTGAAGCTGTCCCTGGTCACGGGGTTAAAGCGACGATAAATAATGAGAACATATTAGTAGGAACTCGTAAATTAATGGAGCAGCATTCAATTTCTACTTCTGAAAAAGAAACGCAAATTTCGGCATTAGAGTCAGAAGGGAAAACCGTTATGCTAGTTGGAATGAACGGTACTTTAGCTGGACTTATAGCCGTTGCGGACACCGTTAAAGAGACCTCTAAAGAAGCGATTCACCAACTGAAGCAAATGGGAATCGATGTGTACATGGTAACAGGTGATAACATACGTACGGCACAAGCTATTGCTGATCAGATTGAATTGGAAGGCGTTTTTGCTGAAGTTCTACCAGAGGATAAGTCAGATAAAGTGAAGCAACTACAAGATGAAGGTAAGCGTGTGATGATGGTTGGGGATGGCATAAACGATGCGCCAGCCTTAGCACTGGCTGATATTGGAGTTGCAATTGGGACTGGTACAGATGTTGCTATTGAGACGGCTGATGTCACCTTAGTGGGAGGAGATTTGCAGCTACTCAGTAAAGCGATTTTGTTAAGTCAAAAAACTATGAAGAACATTCGTCAGAATCTGTTCTGGGCATTGTTTTATAACTCTGCGGGAATCCCGATTGCTGCACTCGGCCTCCTTGCACCTTGGGTCGCTGGAGCGGCAATGGCATTCAGCTCCGTATCTGTCG
This Pseudalkalibacillus berkeleyi DNA region includes the following protein-coding sequences:
- a CDS encoding metal-sensing transcriptional repressor, with the protein product MPEHDSPIIPRSEDEKIKVLNRLKRIEGQVRGIEKMVEDDRYCMDVLVQISAVNSALKQVGFSLMERHTNTCVKHAIESGNGDDHIDELMKIMRQFSKS
- a CDS encoding Ger(x)C family spore germination protein — protein: MKRILLGLILPLFLLTGCWDQQLIKDSRIVYAAAFDKGENGKVRGSAIIRGFVAGGESGGGTPRNEFVSADGRTIRNIRMNIDRKLSGNFTAAKNRLFLYSEELGQSGLYPLLDIFYREPSSSLNSRIAITIGDAEDYLQLMRKGNTLIAEYLEELITSAEQNTIVPKIDIQSICPLFFDPGKDPVIPYLQLNEENEEVKIRGLALFQDDKMTGTLNSKESTLLLILMNKTNKVTRLVRKIHEDKEHDLENFVTVNVGKSKSKMKVITDKTGSVEVSFDINLKISVVEYPSDNLTSSKEIKMLETRLSKTLEKDMNKMIKKMQAANSDVVGVGRELIAYHPETWKKLDWRKEYPNIPIRVNNVNVKITNTGIIN
- a CDS encoding heavy metal translocating P-type ATPase, which codes for MSQAQPLTNETREETLPISGMTCAACSTRIEKVLNKMDGVEAAVNLTTEKAKVRFDETKVSTGDLIDKIQKLGYDVPSETIKVDIEGMTCAACSNRIEKVVGKMNGVTRATVNLTTEVGTVEYKPGLVSIDHILEKIDKLGYSAKVKEDGGSKQVSKDRELKQKQRTLLFSILLSLPLLYTMLGHMPFETGITVPHFLMNPWIQLLLATPVQFYIGGPFYVGAYRALANKSANMDVLVALGTSAAYFYSLVESLRTLWQPGYEPQLYFETSAILITLILLGKYFEFLAKGRTTLALKSLLNLQAKEATILVEGQEKKIPVDQVEVGNHIIVKPGEKIPVDGLVVKGQSSVDESMITGESIPIEKAVDDQVIGSTINKNGSLTVEATKVGKDTALAGIIKIVEEAQGSKAPIQRMADIISGIFVPIVVGISVLVFLIWFFIAAPGELPTALEASIAVLVIACPCALGLATPTSIMVGTGKGAERGILFKGGEFLEGTHKIDTVLLDKTGTITKGKPEVTDWIPLVEEDQLLSYLISAERGSEHPLANAIVAYGEEKEIEYKETDHFEAVPGHGVKATINNENILVGTRKLMEQHSISTSEKETQISALESEGKTVMLVGMNGTLAGLIAVADTVKETSKEAIHQLKQMGIDVYMVTGDNIRTAQAIADQIELEGVFAEVLPEDKSDKVKQLQDEGKRVMMVGDGINDAPALALADIGVAIGTGTDVAIETADVTLVGGDLQLLSKAILLSQKTMKNIRQNLFWALFYNSAGIPIAALGLLAPWVAGAAMAFSSVSVVSNSLRLKRVKL
- a CDS encoding GerAB/ArcD/ProY family transporter, which gives rise to MKNKAESITKYQLFYMILQTQIGVGVLGLPFAVHQTSKSDGWISVIVAGLVVQILILTLWLLIRKYPGETIFSIAEKVVGPYFGKLINILYVIYGTIVCTLIYLLYQGILKLWVLPNTPRWAVMLMMVIASIYLAKERVRIIARFYLFVSVMIPVLIILTFISFPDVAETRYLFPIGQAGLYNILLGAHSVLISMLGFEMLLFLSKYVEAEDITILKSVSLANGVTTLIYVILTLVSYVVFSPKEIELVPQPVLYMLKAITFRIVERIDLLFISIWIVIVATSLISYLLFASKGLAYLLKQKEHKNSVYIISAFAFFAALIPQTKFEIDKIGTYVGYISYIFIAGIPIILLAISTLKSRFSAWRASK
- a CDS encoding class I SAM-dependent methyltransferase, whose translation is MSIEMMHKPEKAPFDESNFEFTNLLPSYRIDLRNPRNEMPDKFFNANLVSDWSQLSWKDVGKPYEVKTMSVDLRNWEREHEQKMPVKTSWEYFNRSFHEWFIKDVPKERSAAKEQLFLNMKQFNMNEVKTSIGELMRLSLWNYAHRVEDGIWDPRGKRALFEGLDVKKPNILFLGAAEGYEAMQLHAMYPGGQVVMVDYDEFCKTNRFAEFPDTYPFLGTNEQTGSPRVWYKKQMNIDYVVDDIRNLKYGKEFDIVMSVGLLEHVPDAYKEEILDFHRRFLKPGGYVIMTTPRNQWKSRMYYRVMSDVMNHTYRELMDIRQMGLYVYQSGFDIMRHGYMKVHNGIVAKQR
- a CDS encoding spore germination protein, producing the protein MNSYQTEFHTTTQTFFPSLEENLDYIKNALFHSGDFETRTITFNDKKHLIVFIASLVDKKKMDEFVIRPLHENKSGEIPEVINVTQVNYTTDLTKVVRGLIEGQCAIIGEGQDHAYLGNVFAIHFRNISEPTNEYVIRGSHEGFIESLQTNIYLLRKRIENPNLYLKYITLGKATNSKLALMYMKDLADPELVKTIEERLNYIDTDAIQTPGYIEEFIEDYPLSPFPQVLNTERPDRATANLMEGRIVLLMEGSPTAIILPVTFFSFYQSPDDYNSRWIVGTFLRAIRLFSFLIAIGLPAVYIALVSFNFEVIPIELVFSVKNSLEFIPFPPLLEAFIMQLTLELLKEASVRLPSPISQTIGIVGGLVIGTAVVQANLISNVMLIVVAITGIASFVVPSNEMTTTVRILGFPLMIMAALFGFVGIVFGLMILLIHMCKIEPFGHPYFAPFAPFHMNDLKDTIFRLPRWMMNTRPMDPKPQHYQQVWPSRGWKKDEK
- a CDS encoding TspO/MBR family protein codes for the protein MNKKVIVLYMLSVLSYILMVGINAYANILPLNGQTTGEISDRFNVLFTPAGYVFSIWSVIYVLLAVWLIYLLFPKSVNHNVFQKTGIWFVVSSLLNAAWIVLWHYEYFNWTLVVMVGLLLSLIILYSFIQRSSGKRLLDRLPFSIYLGWVSVATIVNTGVVLEHNQWKGWGLSDVSWTLVLLFAGTMLAIVFSWKNDDLAFPLVFIWAYIGIAVKQQEYPSIQYTAIGMAVVIGALFIYTLNVRRRNKLL